The following proteins are co-located in the Paralichthys olivaceus isolate ysfri-2021 chromosome 2, ASM2471397v2, whole genome shotgun sequence genome:
- the rft1 gene encoding man(5)GlcNAc(2)-PP-dolichol translocation protein RFT1 → MSSEDVLQNASRLASYNVLLQVLFRVLTFLLNAFTLRFVSKELIGVVNVRLTLLYSTLVFLSREAFRRACLSGGSGTNHSWRQVINLLWLTLPLGVLWATLLVCVWLWLLEVPDPQTIPHYGPAVVLFAVAGVQELLAEPLWVLAQAHMFVRLKVVAESLAMIAKCSVTVVLVVSAREWGLYIFSAAHLVYTGFLVLCYGVYFVRFLGSKEAEKKSFPLNRVADLLPCRAEGEALVDWTLARLTWSFFTQSFLKQILTEGERYVMTFLNVLSFGEQGVYDIVNNLGSMVARFIFLPIEESFYIFFAKVLERGRDVRSQKQEDVAIAADVLECLLKLVLVIGLIITVFGYAFSHLALDIYGGSLLSSGAGPTLLRCYSSYVLLLAVNGVTECFVFAAMSQEEVDKYNLVMLALSVSFLLLSYWLTWWAGGVGFILANCLNMGLRILHSLLYIRRYFQSSQWKPLRGLLPSPLLLLALAVSGVVTAVSESVFCCDSGWLLRLVHIGVGAVSLLCVLVTVLLTETRLIQFVRTQLLPQYRKKHS, encoded by the exons ATGAGCTCTGAGGACGTGCTGCAGAACGCGTCCAGGCTGGCGTCTTATAATGTGTTGTTACAG GTTCTGTTCCGCGTGCTCACCTTCCTGCTGAACGCGTTCACTCTGCGCTTCGTGTCCAAGGAGCTGATCGGGGTCGTTAATGTCAG gctgacTCTGCTGTACTCCACACTAGTGTTTCTGTCCAGAGAGGCCTTCAGGAGAGCATGTCTGAGTGGAGGATCAGGGACCAACCACAGCTGGAGACAAGTGATCAACCTGCTGTGGCTGAC GCTGCCTCTCGGTGTGTTATGGGCTACCCTGCTGGTCTGCGTGTGGCTCTGGCTCCTCGAGGTCCCAGATCCCCAGACCATCCCGCACTACGGCCCTGCTGTGGTGTTGTTTGCCGTGGCAGGAGTACAGGAGCTGCTGGCTGAGCCGCTCTGGGTCCTGGCTCAAGCTCACATGTTTGTCCGCCTGAAGGTGGTCGCTGAAAGTTTAGCGATGATCGCTAAGTGCAGCGTAACCGTGGTGCTAGTGGTGTCGGCCCGTGAATGGGGGCTTTACatcttctctgctgctcat TTGGTGTACACAGGATTCCTTGTGCTGTGCTATGGCGTTTACTTTGTTCGTTTCCTGGGCTCTaaagaagcagagaagaagagtttTCCTTTGAACCGTGTTGCAGATCTCTTGCCCTgtagagcagagggagag GCGCTGGTTGACTGGACTCTAGCCCGGCTCACATGGAGCTTCTTCACACAGTCCTTCCTGAAACAGATCCTGACGGAGGGCGAGCGCTACGTCATGACCTTCTTAAACGTCCTCAGCTTCGGAGAACAGGGTGTTTATGATATCGTCAACAATCTGGGCTCCATGGTGGCGCGCTTCATCTTCTTGCCCATTGAGGAAAGCTTCTACATCTTCTTTGCCAAAGTGCTGGAGAGAGGTCGTGATGTCAGAAGTCAGAAACAG GAAGACGTTGCCATAGCAGCAGATGTCCTGGAGTGTCTGCTGAAACTGGTGCTGGTGATCGGTCTCATTATCACAGTGTTTGGTTACGCGTTCTCTCACTTGGCTCTGGACATTTATGGCGGCTCTCTGCTGAGCAGTGGAGCAG GGCCTACTTTGCTGCGATGCTACAGCTCCTATGTCCTCCTGCTGGCTGTGAACGGTGTAACagagtgttttgtgtttgctgcCATGAGCCAAGAAGAGGTTGACAA GTACAACCTGGTGATGCtggctctgtctgtgtctttcctcctcttgtcctACTGGCTGACCTGGTGGGCTGGTGGTGTCGGATTCATACTTGCAAACTGCCTCAACATGGGCCTGCGCATCTTACACAGCCTGCTTTATATACGCCGCTACTTCCAGtccagtcagtggaaaccactGCGAGGCCTCCTGCCCTCCCCGCTCCTGCTGTTGGCGCTGGCTGTCAGTGGAGTTGTCACAGCAGTTTCTGAG AGTGTGTTCTGCTGTGACAGCGGCTGGTTACTGAGGCTGGTCCACATTGGAGTTGGTGCAGTGAGTCTGCTCTGTGTGCTTGTAACTGTTCTTCTCACGGAGACTCGGCTGATTCAGTTTGTGAGGACTCAGCTGTTGCCCcagtacagaaaaaaacactcgTAA
- the mustn1a gene encoding musculoskeletal embryonic nuclear protein 1a: protein MSQPGQEEDEQMQRPEVTEEDLTEAKDKLGSGGPAKSKTFEVMEECAKVGKAAPSVFSGVRSGAETVFNTRSAGPVRK, encoded by the exons ATGTCTCAA CCAGGTCAGGAAGAGGATGAACAAATGCAGCGTCCTGAAGTGACAGAAGAGGATCTCACTGAGGCAAAGGACAAACTGGGCAGTGGTGGGCCAGCAAAGAGCAAGACGTTTGAAGTAATGGAGGAGTGcg ctAAAGTGGGGAAAGCTGCTCCCTCTGTGTTCAGTGGCGTGAGGTCCGGAGCAGAGACGGTTTTCAACACACGTTCAGCTGGACCCGTCAGAAAGTAG
- the ruvbl1 gene encoding ruvB-like 1, whose amino-acid sequence MKIEEVKSTTKTQRIASHSHVKGLGLDEAGNAKQTACGLVGQEAAREACGIIVELIRSKKMAGRAVLLAGPPGTGKTALALAIAQELGNKVPFCPMVGSEVYSSEIKKTEVLMENFRRAIGLRIKETKEVYEGEVTELTPCETENPMGGYGKTISHVIIGLKTGKGTKQLKLDPSIYESLQKERVEVGDVIYIEANSGAVKRQGRCDTFATEFDLEAEEYVPLPKGDVHKKKEIVQDVTLHDLDIANARPQGGQDILSMMGQLMKPKKTEITDKLRAEINKVVNRYIDQGVAELVPGVLFVDEVHMLDIECFTYLHRALESTIAPIVVFASNRGNCLIRGTEDISSPHGIPLDLLDRVMIIRTMLYTPQEMKQIIKIRAQTEGITISEEALSHLAEIGTKTTLRYALQLLTPASLLGRVQGKETVEREQVEEINELFYDAKSSAKILQDQHHKFMK is encoded by the exons ATGAAGATCGAGGAGGTGAAGAGCACCACGAAAACTCAGCGGATCGCCTCCCACAGTCACGTCAAAGGACTCGGGCTAGACGAGGCCGGGAATGCTAAACAGACCGCGTGTGGTCTGGTCGGCCAGGAGGCTGCAAGAGAG GCCTGTGGCATCATTGTTGAGCTCATTCGCTCAAAAAAGATGGCAGGACGGGCAGTGTTACTGGCAGGGCCACCCGGTACAGGAAAG ACTGCTCTGGCCCTGGCTATAGCGCAGGAGCTGGGAAACAAGGTGCCCTTCTGTCCTATGGTCGGCAGTGAGGTTTACTCATCGGAAATTAAGAAAACAGAAGTACTGATGGAAAACTTCAGGAGGGCCATTG GACTGCGTATCAAAGAAACCAAGGAGGTATATGAGGGGGAGGTGACGGAGCTGACCCCCTGTGAGACTGAGAATCCCATGGGCGGCTACGGGAAAACCATCAGCCACGTCATCATCGGTCTGAAGACGGGCAAAGGCACAAAGCAGCTCAAG CTGGATCCTAGTATTTATGAGAGTCTGCAGAAAGAGCGTGTGGAAGTGGGAGACGTCATCTACATTGAAGCAAACAGTGGAGCTGTCAAG AGACAAGGTCGCTGTGACACATTTGCGACAGAGTTTGAtctggaggcagaggagtaCGTGCCGCTGCCCAAAGGAGACGTCCACAAAAAGAAGGAGATAGTCCAAGACGTGACTTTGCACGACCTGGACATCGCAAATGCCAGACCTCAG GGAGGACAGGACATTCTCTCCATGATGGGACAACTGATGAAgccaaaaaagacagaaattacAG aTAAGCTGCGTGCTGAGATCAACAAGGTGGTGAATCGCTACATTGACCAGGGCGTGGCTGAGCTTGTACCTGGTGTGCTATTCGTGGACGAGGTTCACATGCTGGACATCGAATGCTTCACCTACCTCCATCGAGCCCTCGAGAGCACCATCGCGCCCATAGTTGTGTTTGCCTCGAACAGGGGAAACTGTTTAATCAG AGGGACCGAGGACATCAGCTCTCCACATGGGATCCCTCTGGACTTACTGGACAGAGTCATGATAATCCGCACCATGTTGTACACACCACAGGAGATGAAGCAG ATCATCAAGATCCGTGCGCAGACTGAGGGCATCACCATTAGTGAGGAAGCACTTTCACACCTGGCAGAGATTGGCACAAAAACCACGCTCAG GTACGCTTTGCAGCTGCTGACACCAGCCAGTCTGCTGGGCCGTGTTCAGGGGAAAGAGACCGTGGAGagggagcaggtggaggagatCAACGAGCTGTTCTACGACGCCAAGTCCTCCGCCAAAATCCTCCAAGACCAACATCACAagtttatgaaataa